The nucleotide window GCTTCCTTAAGCCAGGGACCTTTTGCCAGTAAGTCGGCACTGGCCACCCCCTGTTCCTGGTCGGGACCGCCGCCCAGGAAGAAAAGGTCATAAGCCTTCGGGTCCAGCTTATCACCCAGAGAGATCCGGGTCACTTCCACCGCGATACCCCGCCACTCAGCCCGGCGGCAGAGGATTAAGACATTACCCCGGTCACCGTAGAGGTTAAGGAGTTCCGGATAGAGATGGCAGAGGCGTAACTTCACTGACAGCCCCCCTTGCTTTAAGGATGCGGCGGTACAGGGCCAGGTTGGTATAGGTACAGAGAATGAGGCCTTCGTCGACCGGTTCTTCCAGTAAAAAGTCGACACTTTCTTCCTGGTCGGGGATAACCTTGAGGTTCGCCTCTTTTACCCCCTGGTATTTGAGACAAATGGCCATATCGCCGGCCCGCAGGCCGGCACAGATAATCCGGTGGTAAGGAGCCTGGAGCAAGGGACTGAGGTCGGCATCCCAAAGCCAGGAGACGTCGCGGCCGTCGGCGGCCAGGTCATTGATGGCCAGGAGATAAGTCGCTTTGCCACGGCCGGCAGTCAGGGTTTTCAGGGCAATACTTAAGCCCGTAGGATTTTTTACCAGCATCAAGGTCAAATGTTTGTTCCCCAGGCTAAAGGTTTCGGCCCGGCCCTGGCCGGGGAGGAAAGACGCCACCACCCGGCCGACGGTTGCCGGGTCAATCTTTAATTGCAGGGCGGCACTGGCAGCGGCCAGGACATTATAGACATTATAAATCCCCGGCATGGGGGACCGAAGGGGCAGTTTGCCGCCTGGGTAAACAAGGTCAAAGCGGGCTCCTCCGGAATTTAGCTCTAAATCCCTGACCTCATACTCCGCAGGTGGCCGGCTGTACGAACACTGGGGGCAGAAATAATCCCCCAGGTGGCTGTAATGATAGTAATTAAACTCCAGGGGCCGGCGGCAGCGGGGACAGATATGGCCCTCCAGGACTTCGCTGGTTGTTTCCTGGCTCCAGGGCGTCCGCGCCAGGCCGAAGTAGCGGACCTTCTCCCTTCCCCGGCCCAGGGAAGTGACCAGGGAATCATCGGCGTTAAGGATCAGGGTGGCCGCCGGGATGGCTGCCAGGGCGCGGCTGATGGCTGCCGCCAGCTGCTCCAGCTCATGGTAGCGGTCTAATTGATCCCGCAGTAAATTCGTAATGAGCACCATATGGGCTTTGACCTGGCGGGTCACCAGGCCCAGGGTACCTTCATCTACTTCCAGGACGGCAATTTCTCCCCGCCGGGCCAGGAGGGCCGTGGTTACGCCGGCGGGCATATTGGCCCCTTCGCTGTTATGAACCACCTTCAACCCTGCGGCCCGAAAAATTGAGGCCAGGAGGTTGGTGGTCGTCGTCTTGCCGTTGGTTCCGGTAACGATGATGATTTTTTCATACCTGGAGGCTAAACGGCCCATTAAATACGGGTCAATTTTCAGGGCTAAATAGCCCGGCAGGGAGGTACCACCCCGTTGCAAAAGGCGGCATATAAAGGCTGCCAGGCGGCCGGCCCAGAGGGCCAGGAAAGTACGCAGCAATTTGCAGGAACCTCCTTTAACCCACAGCGGCCTGGCTGCGGCGCAGGCGCCTGCTGAGGACGCTTAAGAACATGGCCAGCTCTTCCATACGCAACAACCAGGCCAGGCCGATGTAACTCAAAACCCCCAGGGTAATCAGCAGGGCCAGCTCCACTCCCTCCCGCACCAGGCGGGGCCAGGATGCCGGGAGGAAAAGATGGCCGGCCGCCAGGTTCAGGAGAAGGCCCATGACCAGTGCTGCCAGGAGACTTTTCATAGAAGTCTGCAGTAACCGGCGACCTTCCAGGGGGGCTTGTACCTTGCGCCGCAGGTAATAGAGCAGCAGGGCGACGTTGACACAGCCGGCTAGGGAGTAGGCCAGGGCCAGGCCGCGGATGCCGAAGGCCGGCCCCAGGGTAAAGTTCATGGCGGTGCCCGCTGCCAGGGTGACCAGACCGATCTTTAGGGGGGTTACCGTATCCTGGGTGGCATAGAAGGCCCGGCTCAAAATCTCATAGGCACCGTAGGCCGTTATCCCCAGGGAGTAAAAGACCAGGGCTTCGGTAGTAGCCAGGGTGTCGGCACTGGTAAAGCGGCCGTGCTGGAAGAGCACCCTGACCACCGGTTGCCCCAGGGCAATTAGCCCCACCGTGGCCGGGATGGAGATGAAGACCACAGCCCGCAGCGATCCCGACAGGTAACGGGTAAAAGAACGATAATCCCCCTCCATGGCAATACGAGTCAGGGCCGGTAAAAGGGCGATGCCCATTGATGAGGCAAAGAGAATTGGTACTAAAACCACCCGGCTGGAGATGGTCAGAGCGTTGATAGAACCGCGCGGCAGGAAAGAGGCAATGAAAGTCTGGTTAAAGAAAAGATTTAACTGGGCAATGGACAGGCCAATAGTTACAGGGAGCATTAGTTTAAAAATCCTGCGGATGCCTGGGTGCTTAAGGTCCAGGACCGGCCGGTAGCGGGGCTTAAGGTGCCATACCCCCCACACCTGTACCAGAAAATTCAGGGCCGCGCCAATCAGGGTGGAAATGGCAAAAGCGGCGATGCTGTATTTCCCGGCCAGGGCGAGGCCGAAAACTATAATGGCAGCGTTGTATACCAGGGGGCCGATGGCCGTTCCTATAAAGGACTGGTAGGCGTACTCTGTCCCCATTAAGACCCCATTCAGGCAGTGAAAGAGGATGGCTACGAGTACAATCCGGGTCAGGTAGGCGGTATAAGCCACTTGTTCAGCATTAAAGCCCGGGGCTATCAGGTGTACCAGCCAGGGAGTCCAGATCATTCCCAGGGTTACGGCAATCCCTACCAGGGTCAGGACCAGATTAAAGGCGATGCTTACGGTTTGCCAGACGGCCTCTTCATTTTCTTCCGCCAGGTAACTGGCCAGCACCGGGATAAAGGCCGAGCTAACCCCGCCGCCCACCAGGATTAAATAGATGGTATCCGGGATAACAAAGGAGGTATTGAGCATATCGGTTAGCTGGTTCTGGCCAAACAGGGCTGAAATAGCCGTATTGCGTAAAAAACCTAAAATCCTTGACACGCCGGCAGCCAGGCTCATGATAGCTACCGAGTGGGCCAGCCGCATCGTACCGGATTTTACCATTTGACGCTTCCTTTTATTCTAGATTGTTGACACACTATCTGTATTTTAATCCTTTGCTATTTAAAAAGGAAGGCCTGATCTCGTTCACAAGAATTTGAGGTCATATATTTTATCCGGCAAAGGGAAATAATAACCTCCGTAACTAATAACATGTAGAGGAGGAGATCGTCTATGACCGCCCACTACGGTGCCCACGAAGTGATGGAACTCCATGAGGTACTAAGCGACACAATTGACGGGATCAATCAGTTCCAGTTGTACCGTCCCCATGTTAAAGATTCCCAGCTCAAATCCATCCTGGACAAGCAACTGCGCTTTATGACGCAAGAGTATAACAACATGGTTCAGGCCATCAACCAGCGCGGCATTAGCCAGGCGGTACCCTACCGTCTGCCCCGGACGGCGGCTCCGGTTTACGGCCTGGACAACCCGGAAACCCAGAGGCCCAATACTTCTATGCATGAGATGGATGACCGGGATGTAGCGAGCGGCATGCTGGGGTGCCATAAGGCTTCAGCAGCCTTTAGGATGATGGCTTCCTTAGAATGTGCTGACCTGGAGCTGCGGCGCATGCTCCAGCAGGGGGCCATTAACTGTGCCGAACAGGCTTATGAAGTATGGCAGTACATGAACCAAAAAGGCTATTACCAGGTACCGACCATGAAGGATGTAACGACAAGTACCATGATTAATGCTTACAGCCCCGCCGCAACGGGCCAGGTTGGATTTTATCAGCAGTAGTAGATACTGTTAAATGTTTATTTTCTATATATGAGAGCCCTGTTTTTTTTAGAAAAGGCAGGGCTCTTTTATGTGTATAATGAGGTATGATTTAGCGCACAGCCGTATCAACAATGGCGACGCCAGTACTAAAGGTTCTCTTTCTGGGACAATAATTTTCAAAATGGAAAAATGTATGCTATAAATTCAAAAAAGCATTTCCTTAAAGGTTTGTTCAAATAAGATTTTATCTCGCTTAATAAGTAACGCTCAAGGCTGTGAATATTGGCACGAATATTGCAATGGGTTTTAAATTGGTGAGGTGATTTGTTGGTTGATTTGTTGGGATAAAAAAGGAACTAATTAAAAATTAAATTGAGGAGGTAGCTTTAATGTGCTTTAGACCTACCGCCATATCTAGAAAGATTAAATGTCCTAGTTGTGGAAAGGAAGTAACAATATTCGAAGGAATAAAGCAAAAAAAATGTCCCCATTGTAAAGCAGATCTAGAAACTGCCGGCCAGAAATAAATGTACGGGAAACAGTTAGCTGTCGAAGGATGTTTGTTGAATTAAGGTAACGTAGGAGGTGATAAATATAGCTAAATTAGCGTAAATCTAAACCAATTTTATATTTCGTTTATATTATAAGCAAAAATTTTAAAAAAGAGGAGGAGAGAACAATGAGTACCGCAAAGAAACCGTGGACCTGGGAAGAAGACGGTTATACTGTAACGAGAACCTGTGCCTGGTCACCGCCCGGATGCCACCCTGTAGGATGCGGCCTAAAGCTGTATGTTAAAGATAATAGGCTGGTAAAAGTAGAGGGAGATCCTGATCATCCAATCAGCCAGGGCCGGCTCTGCATCAGGTGCTTAAGCCTTCCCGAATATGTACATCACCCCCAGAGAATTATCTATCCTATGAAAAGGGTTGGTGAGAGAGGAGAAAACAAGTGGCAGCGCATATCCTGGGATGAAGCATGGGACATCATAGTTGATAAAGTCCAGGATATAAAAGCTAAATATGGTCCGGAATCGATAGTAGTGTACGGTGGAACCGGAAGACAGGCCTGCTTATACTATTATCCGCTCGGCTTCGCTGCCCTAGGCACACCAAATGTATGTTATCCTCTCAGCGGATGGTCCTGTTATGGCCCCAGGTGCGCCATTACACAATACGTATTTGGTACGGGATACCCAGAAATCGATTTTGCTGGTTACTACCCGGACCGCTATGACCACCCGGGCTGGAAGCTACCTGAGTGTATAATTATCTGGGGCAAAGATCCAATAAAATCGAATCCCGATGGCTTGTACGGCCATGCCATTGTGGACATGATGAAGAGGGGCACCAAGCTCATCGTAGTCGATCCCAGACTGACCTGGCTCGCCTCTCGGGCGGAATACTGGCTGCAACTGAGGCCTGGTACGGACGCAGCTTTGGCTCTGGGAATGCTTCATGTAATCATCAATGAAGGGCTTTACGATAAGGATTTCGTAGAGAAGTGGTGCGCCGGATTTGATGATTTGAAACAGCGTGTTCAGGAATACCCGCCGGAGAAGGTGGCGGAAATAACCTGGGTACCAAAGGAAAAAATTGTGGAGGCCGCAAGGTTTTTTGCCAGGAGCAAACCTGCCAGCATAACCTGGGGTCTGGCGGTGGATGAAAATCCCAACGGAGTACAGGTAGGTCACGCCGTACTATCTTTGGCGGCGGTAACTGGTAATATAGACGTGCCTGGTGGTATCACCATTGGACCGCCGGCAGCGCTGCTCGGAAAATGGCGCGTTGAGACACGGCTAGAGTTAACAGAAGAGCTGTGGAACAAGAGAATAGGAGCGCAAGAATATCCGGCACTGGCCAATGCATTAGCAACTACTCACCCTGACGTAACACTGGATGTCCTAGAAACTGGAAAACCCTACCCGATTAAGATGGCATGGTTCAACAGCACCAATCTCATTTCGCCGACTTGTTCAACTGCTCCCGACAGGTGGTACAGGGCTCTTAAAAATATGGAATTTGCTGTAGCAACTGATACCTTTATGACGCCTACGGCCATGGCCTTTGCCGATATATTCCTGCCCCTTTCTACCTTCGCCGAACACGACGGCATTGTGCTAACCCACTTCGGCCGGAATACCATATTTGTCGGAGCTATTAATAAGGCCCTGCAGGTTGGTGAGTGTAAGTCCGATATCGAGATTTGCCTTGAACTGGGCAAACGCCTCAACCCAAAGGCTTGGCCGTGGAATGATGTAAAAGAATTCTTCACCTCCCAATTGAAGCCCGAGCTAGGTATAACCTTTGATGAACTGAAGGAGCAGGTTGTTGTCCATCCGCCGTACGAATACCGGAAGTATGAGACAGGCAAGCTACGGCCCGACGGCGAGCCTGGCTTCATGACACCTTCAGGGAAGATTGAACTGTACTCGACGCTGTTTGAGATGTGGGGCGACGATCCGCTGCCTTACTTTGAAGAACCTCCTTATAGCCCGTATAGCACTCCGGAACTGGCGAAGGAATATCCGCTCATTCTAACAACGGGAGCTAGAATGTGGGGTATGTTCCATTCTGAGCACCGTCAGATCCGGACCATACGTGAAATACATTCAGATCCCCTTGTAGAGATCCATCCGGATACCGCTGCCCAGCTGGGCATAAATGACGGCGACTGGGTCTACATCGAAAATATGTACGGAAAGTGTAAGCAGAAGGCCAAGCTGACGGTGGGCATCCACCCGAAGGTTGTCCATGCCCAGCATGGTTGGTGGTTCCCGGAGAAACAGGCTGACGAGCCGAATCTCTTCGGCGTATGGGATGCCAATGTAAATCTGCTAGTACCTCATAAGCATATTGGTAAGCTAGGGTTCGGATCTCCCTTAAAGAGTATGATATGTAAAGTCTACAAGGCTGAGGAGTAAAAATAGAGGGTGGCGGAAACCCGCACCAATAATAGAGATTGGAGGGGAAAGGGATGTCACGGAATGGTTTACTAATTGATTATGAATATTGTACCGGATGCCATAGTTGTGAGGTGGCTTGCAAGAAAGAGCTTAATCTTCCAGTAGGTAAGTGGGGGATTAAGTTGGCAGAAATAGGTCCTATGCAGTTATCACCTGACCGTTGGCAGATGGATTATGTTCCAATTCCGACGGAGTTTTGTAATCTATGTGAAGAAAGGGTAGCAAAAGGAAAAGATCCGGCGTGCGTTCATCATTGCTTGGGTAAAGCAATGGAATATGGTCCGGTCGAAGAGTTGGCGGCCAAGATGGTGGCCAAGGGTAAAAAAATGGTGCTATTTGCACCCTGATTAGCTAGCAATGCGATAAGTCAGGACGGGTCCTGAGGTTGCCCGGGACCCGTCCCGGTTATTTTTACAGTAGGAGTTTTTATTCCATTTTATCTCATAGCAGATAATTTAAAAAATCATAAATTATTAGGAGGTGTGTTTGTAAATGAATAATAAAAGAATTATTGGACTCATAATAGGTATAGCTATATTTGTGCTTACCTTTTTACTGCCCCCGCCTGCCGGCATGAGCGTTGCTGGAAAAAATGCTTTCGGCATATTAATAAGCGGGATTGTTCTTTGGGTGCTGGATGTGTTTCCTATAGCTATAACCGCTTTTATATTAATGATATTATTACCTTTTTACGGAGTCACACCAAAATTAGCTGATGTGTTTAAGGATTTTATAAGCCCTACCATCTTCTTCCTAATTGCCACCTTCGCCTTAACTACTATAATCATGAAAACGCCATTGGCCAACCGTCTTACCGCGGTGCTTTTCAGGATGGCACGTGGTGACTCCAGGAAAATAGTTCTGGGGTTCATTTTAGCTACTGCACTTTTATCATCGATCATGTCAAACGTTCCGACTACGGCTTTATGTGCAGCGGTTGCCATTACCGCCCTCCAGAAAAGTATACCCGATATGTATAAGTCAAACCTGGTTAAAGCGGCCATGATTGGCATTCCCTTTGGCGCCGTAGTTGGAGGCATCATGACGCCGGCCGGATCACCAAATAACATCATGGCTTTATACCTTTTAGAAGATGCTACCAACATCAAGATTACTTTCCTGCAGTGGATGATAATCGGCATTCCCGTTAGCCTGCTTACAGTATTGGTATGTTGGCTCTGGGTGGTAACTGTTATAAAACCCGAGCCCATAACGAAAGAGACGTTGGCTGCTTTCAATGAGTCTCTGGGTAACCTGGGACCCATGTCGACCGAGGAAAAGAAAGTTGTGGCTATTATTCTGACAATGTTAGTTTTATGGATAGCCAGCACCTGGTTTCCCGTGTTTGATACTACCCTTGTAGCCCTGTGCGGACTGATAGTAATGTTTTTACCTGGAGTAGAGTTGCTGACCTGGAAGGAATTCAATCGGGATGCCTCATGGGATATGATCCTTATGATAGGCGGTATACAAGCAGTAACTTCTGGCATTTTGAAATCCGGTGGTGCGACATGGGTTGTGAACACCGTGCTTGCCGGGGCGCAGCAATGGAATCCTTTTGTGGTACTCCTGGTAGCTTCCACAATAATGGCGTTTCTCCACGTTTTAGTACCAGCTGGTCCACCGGTTGTGGGCATGGCTTTACCGCCTATGGCTGCCCTGGCATTGAATATAGGCGTTAATCCGGTCGTTATGGCCATGATAGTTACTGTATGGGCCAATGTGACCTTCTTACTTCCTATTGATATGGTGCCCCTTATCACTTACAGTAAAGGGTATTACACAATGACTGAGATGGTTAAAGCCGGCTGGTTACCGACGTTGTTTCTAATTGTCTTCACTGCATTAGCTGTTCCATTTTTAGTGAGCCTGGCTGGACTTTAATATTTTATACTTTAGAAAATAATAAACAGGCCCTTCTGCTTACAGTAAACAGGAAGGGCCTGTTTTTGTAGTTTAATAACCGCATGTATATTAATATGCTTTATCCAGGTTATACTGTTTTAGTTTTCTATATAGAGTAGATTTACCTAAACCAAGGAGTCTTGCAGCTTTAGGGATGTTATTACCTGTATAAATCATAGCATTTTGAATAACTATCCTTTCAGCTTCTTTCATTGAGGTTACCCCTTCAATGCTACGAATACCAGCATTTTTCTGGGTTGTCTCTCTTACTATCTCATTAGGGAGGTGGCGTACGTCGATAATCCCATCTTGAGACATGTTGACAGCATAAATCATAGCATTCTCCAACTGTCTAACGTTACCTGGCCATTCATAATTCAAAATTACTTTTTTAGCAGCCGGGCTTATAGTTGGCAATACATGTCCTGTCTTTTTACAGTAGTATTCTATAAAATGCTGGCATAACAGCAAGATATCTTCCTGTCGCTGTCGCAGGGGCGGTATTTCTAGCTTGAGAACCGCCAGCCGGAAGTACAGGTCGAGACGAAACTGATTTTCTTGCACCATCTGGTAAAGATTTTTGTTAGTTGCAGCTATAACGCGGAAGTCAACAGGAATATACTTCCTGCCTCCCAGCCGCATTACGCGCTTGTCCTCTAAAACCCTAAGCAACGTGGCCTGGGTTTCAATGGGCATATCGCCTATTTCGTCAAGGAAAAGCGTCCCTTTGTGAGCCAGCTCAATTTTGCCTGGTCTTCCATTGCGTTCGGCACCCGTAAAGGTTCCGCCTTCATAGCCAAAGAGCTCGCTTTCAATGAGGTTTCTGGGAATCGCAGAACAGTTCAAAGCAACGAAAGGACCTTCAGGCCGGTATTGATTGTGAATAGCCTGGGCAAATAGCTCCTTTCCGGTGCCGCTCTCTCCTATTAATAAAATATTTTCGCCGGCATCGGCGAACTTACGGGCCAAGTCTTTTGCATGGTTTATGCAGGCGCTGTTGCCAATAATATCATCAAAGTGATACTTGGCCACTGCACCAGTTCGCACATTAACAAGGTTATTGATTTTTTCAGACAGGTTGACACGGATAATGGCTCCTTCGGTGCGTTTTTCTTTCTGGCCTGGTATAAATTGTATGCTAAATACGCAGTGGCGTTCCTTTTTGCAGTTGCGAATAGTTGCTTCCAGGTAATTAACAGGTTTCTGGCTTGTTAATACCTGCATTACCCTGTCGTCCACAAAGTCCCTAATGTATCTGCCTTCGACTTTGTCGCCACTGGGAGAAAGCATAAGGGCTGCCTCCCGGTTGGCCTTAATAATCTTATTATCACAATCGAGGGCTATAACTCCAGCGTCGATGCAGGAGAGAATTGTTTCCAATGTATTATTCATAACCAGTAACCTGCGGTTTTTTTCTTCTAGTTTCAGACTGTTTTCTATAGCTACTGCCAGGGAAGCAACCCATCCCAGGGTATGGGATAATAAGTTTTTAAGATTTTTTTCCCAGGGCCGTTCTCCTAATGCCTGTACCAGCGTCAGGGTACCGATAAGGTTACCTTTTTCGTCCATAATGGGAGCGGCAGAACAGATTGTATTCTCCAGGGTTATGCAATAATGTTCCGGGCCAATTAATTGAACCGGACATTTCAAGATCATACTGAGTCCGTGGGCGATAGTTCCTGAAGTTGCTTCGTTCCACACAGCCCCAATGACTGCATTTATTGATTTGAAATAAGAAATTTCATTGTCGTCTCCATCGAGGTAGAGAATGGTGCCGTTGGCATTATGGAGACATAACATGTATCCGGAAATTTTAAGAAGATGTTTAAAGGCATCTATCAAGGTTTTAGTAGTTGAAATTAACATACTGTTTTCTAAAAGGATAGCTTCCAGGTCATCTTTCGATATGTTATGCCCGATTTTTTTAGCAAATGGATCGATTTTAAATTTGTATGATCTTAACCAGGAATCGGCGACTACCGGGGTTAAACAAGGGAAATTCCGAGGGTCTTCATTATAATAGATAAATCTTTGCTTACATTGGCGAATCTCTTGCCAGCGGCGTTGGAATAAATCATTGTCCACAGAATTTAATATAAAATTACTCTGGTTATCGTAACAGGCTATATCAGTCCTGATGATTTCCATATCAATCCTCCTATTACATATAAATATCTGGCAGCAAAGAAATAAAAGGAAATATGTAAATAAGGAACAGAGTTCAGATCCTTTAGAAGACAATCCACCCTATTAATAAATCACCCTTTATTGCTAAATCACCCCCGGATAGTAACTCTATTGCATGTGTGATACATTTCACAATTATAATTAGAAGATATCTTTGAGTTTTGATTTTTGATTAATGCATAAAACGAACAATATTGGTCTTACGTGTAGTCTCTTTTTTGGGAATACATAGTATCAAAAAGGGACAACATTAGGTCGTTAATTTTTAGTTTAAGTGTCATAGCTAACTTTTATTATTGTGCCTCAGCGCTATCCGGAGGTTTGGATCTTGCCGCTGCTACTGGCATGATTTTTGCATGAATGATTTAGAAGATTAAGGTTTAGGAGGGTTAACAACATATAGAATGGAGGTCTTTAGGTGAAAAGATCGATACCATAACTAATCATCGCATATATAAATCAGATTATCAAGTTCTTTTTAAGTTGGGAAGGAAGACGATTACAAATAATTGTGTTATATTGTTTTCCTGTTCGAGCGGAGGTAAAAAAATGGCTGGTAACATTGAAGTCAAAAAGGCAGCATGCTATTTCTGCCATATGAACTGCGGCATGCTGGTGCACGTTGAAGACGGTGTCGTAAAAAAAGTAACGGGCGATCCGGAGCATCCCTTTAACCAGGGGGCACAATGTCCCCGGGGTGCCTCGGCTATCGATCACCTCAATCACATCAACCGGGTAAACTATCCCCTTAAACGTGTCGGCGAACGGGGATCTGGTAATTTTAAGCGTGTCAGCTGGGAGGAAGCCCTGGAGGACATTGCCGCCCGGCTAAAAAAATACAAAGCGGAATATGGTGCGGAAAGCATCGCCACTGCCGGGGGCACCAACCGTACTGACGATTGGGCCAGGCGCCGCTTTTTTAATCTATTGGGGAGCCCCAATGTGGTCCACACCTCACCCGTTTGCTGGATACCCAATTTTTTAATAGAAACGGCCATTTACGGCTGGAGCGCCTTTGACCCGGAGATTATGGGCAGCCGTTGCGTCGTCGTCTGGGGCCATAATCCTGGTGCTTCGTATTTACCGGAAATGCGGGGGCTTTTAGAGGCCCGGGAAAAGAACGGTACCAAAATCATTGTCATTGACCCACGTTACAGCGAGACGGCAGCCCGGGCCGACATTTGGTTACCCATCCGCCCGGGGAGTGACTGCGCCCTGGCCCTGGCCTGGCTTAACGTCATTATCAATGAAGAGCTCTATGACGCCGATTTCGTCGAGAACTGGACGGTGGGCTTTGAGGAACTGCGGGAACGGGTGCAGGAGTATACCCCGGAATGGGCGGAAGCAAAGACCTGGGTGCCCGCCGAAAGGATAGCAATGGCGGCCAGGACGTACGCCACATCGAGGCCTGCTTGTATCCAGTGGGGGGTAGCCACCGACCAGCTCGGTAGGGCTACCAGTGCCGTTGCCCAAGCAAGGGCGGTGTTGAGGGCCATTTGCGGTAACCTCGACGTTCCCGGCGGTGATGTCATGCCCGGCCCCCATCCTACATTTATTACTGACGTCGAGATGGAGCTCAACGAATTGCTGCCCGAGGAGCAGCGGGCAAAGCAACTGGGCGCGGACAGGTTTAAACTCAGCACCTGGCCGGGTTACAAGCTTCTAAATGAGCAGCTACAGCGTGTCTGGGGAAAGGGTCTGCCGGCCGAGTGGATGTGCGAGGCCAGTCCACCTGTACTGTGGCGCGCCATCTTAACCGGTAAACCCTATCCGGTAAAAGCGCTGATCGTCCTTGCTGATAACCCCCTTAGCTCTTATGCCAACTCCAGGCTGGTATATGAAGCCCTCAACAAGCTGGACCTGCTGGTGGTCATGGACTACTGGCTTACGCCCACGGCCGCGCTGGCCGACTATGTCTTGCCGGCTGCCTCCTGGCTGGAACGGCCGGTCTTGACGACAACCTATGGGGTATCCGACTGGCTCATCGCTTCGGAAAGGGCCATCCAGCCTTTATACGAACGTAAAACCGACTACGATTTCTGGCGCGCCCTGGGTATCAAGATGGGCCAGGGTGAATACTGGCCGTGGCAGACCAACGAAGAGGTGTTCCAGTACCGCCTGGAATCGCTGGGGTACGGCCTCGAAACCTATGAAGATTTTGTCAGGGGGGTACGTTTCGACTTTGCCCCGCGCGAGTACTACAAGTACCTGGAAAAAGGTTTTGCCACGCCCTCCGGGAAGGTGGAGCTGAAAAGTTCAATACTGGAAACGCTGGGCTATGACCCGTTACCCCATTACGTTGAGCCGCCGTTCAGTCCGGAAGCTACCCCGGAGCTGGCCCGGGATTATCCTCTGATACTCATCGCAGGCGGAGGCTTTATGCCCTTTTTCCATTCCGAACACCGCCAGATAACGCGCCTGCGTCTGCTGCACCCGGAACCCCGGGTGGCCATTAACCCTGAACTGGCTCAAAAGCTTGCTATTAAAGAAGGCGATTGGGTGTGGATTGAAACCCCGAAGGGTAAAGTCAAGCAAAGGGCTAAAATCACTACAGCCGTACCGCCCGGGGTAGTCCAGGCGGAACGGGGATGGTGGTATCCGGAAAAAG belongs to Moorella humiferrea and includes:
- a CDS encoding SLC13 family permease produces the protein MNNKRIIGLIIGIAIFVLTFLLPPPAGMSVAGKNAFGILISGIVLWVLDVFPIAITAFILMILLPFYGVTPKLADVFKDFISPTIFFLIATFALTTIIMKTPLANRLTAVLFRMARGDSRKIVLGFILATALLSSIMSNVPTTALCAAVAITALQKSIPDMYKSNLVKAAMIGIPFGAVVGGIMTPAGSPNNIMALYLLEDATNIKITFLQWMIIGIPVSLLTVLVCWLWVVTVIKPEPITKETLAAFNESLGNLGPMSTEEKKVVAIILTMLVLWIASTWFPVFDTTLVALCGLIVMFLPGVELLTWKEFNRDASWDMILMIGGIQAVTSGILKSGGATWVVNTVLAGAQQWNPFVVLLVASTIMAFLHVLVPAGPPVVGMALPPMAALALNIGVNPVVMAMIVTVWANVTFLLPIDMVPLITYSKGYYTMTEMVKAGWLPTLFLIVFTALAVPFLVSLAGL
- a CDS encoding sigma-54-dependent Fis family transcriptional regulator, whose translation is MEIIRTDIACYDNQSNFILNSVDNDLFQRRWQEIRQCKQRFIYYNEDPRNFPCLTPVVADSWLRSYKFKIDPFAKKIGHNISKDDLEAILLENSMLISTTKTLIDAFKHLLKISGYMLCLHNANGTILYLDGDDNEISYFKSINAVIGAVWNEATSGTIAHGLSMILKCPVQLIGPEHYCITLENTICSAAPIMDEKGNLIGTLTLVQALGERPWEKNLKNLLSHTLGWVASLAVAIENSLKLEEKNRRLLVMNNTLETILSCIDAGVIALDCDNKIIKANREAALMLSPSGDKVEGRYIRDFVDDRVMQVLTSQKPVNYLEATIRNCKKERHCVFSIQFIPGQKEKRTEGAIIRVNLSEKINNLVNVRTGAVAKYHFDDIIGNSACINHAKDLARKFADAGENILLIGESGTGKELFAQAIHNQYRPEGPFVALNCSAIPRNLIESELFGYEGGTFTGAERNGRPGKIELAHKGTLFLDEIGDMPIETQATLLRVLEDKRVMRLGGRKYIPVDFRVIAATNKNLYQMVQENQFRLDLYFRLAVLKLEIPPLRQRQEDILLLCQHFIEYYCKKTGHVLPTISPAAKKVILNYEWPGNVRQLENAMIYAVNMSQDGIIDVRHLPNEIVRETTQKNAGIRSIEGVTSMKEAERIVIQNAMIYTGNNIPKAARLLGLGKSTLYRKLKQYNLDKAY
- a CDS encoding molybdopterin-containing oxidoreductase family protein; its protein translation is MAGNIEVKKAACYFCHMNCGMLVHVEDGVVKKVTGDPEHPFNQGAQCPRGASAIDHLNHINRVNYPLKRVGERGSGNFKRVSWEEALEDIAARLKKYKAEYGAESIATAGGTNRTDDWARRRFFNLLGSPNVVHTSPVCWIPNFLIETAIYGWSAFDPEIMGSRCVVVWGHNPGASYLPEMRGLLEAREKNGTKIIVIDPRYSETAARADIWLPIRPGSDCALALAWLNVIINEELYDADFVENWTVGFEELRERVQEYTPEWAEAKTWVPAERIAMAARTYATSRPACIQWGVATDQLGRATSAVAQARAVLRAICGNLDVPGGDVMPGPHPTFITDVEMELNELLPEEQRAKQLGADRFKLSTWPGYKLLNEQLQRVWGKGLPAEWMCEASPPVLWRAILTGKPYPVKALIVLADNPLSSYANSRLVYEALNKLDLLVVMDYWLTPTAALADYVLPAASWLERPVLTTTYGVSDWLIASERAIQPLYERKTDYDFWRALGIKMGQGEYWPWQTNEEVFQYRLESLGYGLETYEDFVRGVRFDFAPREYYKYLEKGFATPSGKVELKSSILETLGYDPLPHYVEPPFSPEATPELARDYPLILIAGGGFMPFFHSEHRQITRLRLLHPEPRVAINPELAQKLAIKEGDWVWIETPKGKVKQRAKITTAVPPGVVQAERGWWYPEKGVKDLFGIWESNINVCLDDDPDTCDPACGSWCTRTILCRIAKVEG